A portion of the Homalodisca vitripennis isolate AUS2020 chromosome 2, UT_GWSS_2.1, whole genome shotgun sequence genome contains these proteins:
- the LOC124354609 gene encoding uncharacterized protein LOC124354609 — translation MGYGLIVWGGYFPGNLNRVLILQKIAIITLADLEPQQSYRQAFQSKGIMTVTGLYIQGAILHAHQLNLQTGKDLHSHNTRHAANFVLPPHRTALCKKKAILHEPKTVKHSTRHYLKTKVRSSEEETPQLPCKPDILYP, via the coding sequence ATGGGGTATGGGCTTATTGTGTGGGGTGGATACTTTCCTGGAAATCTCAACAGGGTGCTCATACTACAGAAAATAGCCATAATAACCCTTGCTGATCTTGAACCACAACAAAGCTACAGACAAGCTTTCCAATCTAAGGGAATAATGACCGTTACTGGGCTGTACATTCAAGGAGCAATTTTGCATGCTCATCAGCTGAATCTGCAAACAGGGAAAGACCTCCACTCACATAACACCCGCCACGCAGCCAACTTTGTTCTGCCTCCACACCGTACAgcactttgtaaaaaaaaagcCATCTTACATGAGCCGAAAACTGTGAAACACTCTACCAGACACTATCTAAAGACTAAAGTGAGAAGCTCTGAAGAGGAAACTCCACAACTTCCTTGTAAACCAGACATTTTATACCCTTGA